CATAATTTTGCTCATAACTTATCTAATTTTCTGGTACTTTCTATTATAGCTACACACAAAACGGGTTACTTCATATGCTTGACCGTAATCGAAGAATTAAGAAGTGTCCAGAACGCTTTCAGGAATGCAAAGAACAATTCGATATCATTGTGACCGTGGAAGAGCGCGTCTACGACCAGGTGCTGGAACACATGGAGTCTTGTGATCCCATCGACAATCGACCTGTACACGTATTCAATGTGGATATCGAGGACAATCATGAAGAGGCTTTAATGGGCGCCTTTCTTATCACGGACATGATAAATATGGTAATAATGAAGACCAACAACAAACGTCTACCTGTTttgatattgaaaataaaattgcctGTGGAGGTGATTGAAGCGCATGAGTTGCGGGGAGTGATTTCAAAGCTTTTGGTGTACGTTGTTCacacaaataacaaaatatcaaagtttattttttgcttgcatAAATATACGGTACACTCAATGAAAATGAAcgctttatattattttgtaattctatTTTATAGCTGGGCTATCTGAGATTTCTGTAAGtagtaaaataatgttttagCTTTAGAAGCCGGTAAAATCGAAACATAATCACATGAATGAGCATATAAAAAGTGATCAATTATGTATAATAATCTAGTGATTACGAAAGAGGAGAAAGTTTAACCTGTTTTTATACATTAAAGCCAGTATTTTGTGCATCTATTCGAAATGTATTatccaaaatttattaatttcattgcaTAATGACTTTAAAACAAATGATAAAGCGTTATTTATATCTTAAATGTGCGTTTCTATGAGATCACATGcatctaaaacttaaaaaatgttatttgcaaatatttttatcttaaaggcatcttttaaatattttctgataTTTAGTATGACAAAATGTGCATAAATCCCCGAACTCAAACGTTATCTCTCCTACATTACCCATCAacatacaataatttaaatttgatctATTATCTAAACTTTAGATGGCAAAATCAACCGATCTGGATAACGATATTGACGAATTGCTGCAAGAATTCGAGTCTCGGCGCAATAAAACTGTTCTGCATTCGGTACTTTTCTACTGACAATTGTTTAAGCTGTAGATGGAAATCGAAACATCGAAATGGAAACCATTAAATGTATTGTTGACAAAATTCTGTTTGTTAACACAAGTGCACCAAACGGTAAAAAAAACTATCCTATAATGCTgtaatattattaaacaaaaatgaaaaaaataattaaaacggAAACAAATGCAGGAGGTTGTGGCAAAATTTTTATGGATCCAGcagaaaatacatacaaacatacatataagaaatGAAACAGCGGATGCCGAAACTAATATagttattgaaaaacaaatatacgCATGTAATCAAAATCCAAGCAAAGTTGAGGTAACTCAACTCATTTGGTGAAGAACAATTGCGTATAAAAACTCATACATGCTGGTATGTATGCACTTATAAGAGCGtctaaaaatgcaaaacataattatcttgcagaatatataaaataaaatataaacagatattttacaattttatatttaagtatagtcattattattttctccaatcAAGTTCTTTGCCAAAGAAAATAAGACAATTAACGAATATATAAatgacacatatacatacatacacatatactgtatatgttgcatattttcatttaatttaagcagtcttcatattatttaaaatttcaccaattttatttaattttaagtattaagGGTTTATGCTCGAAGTTTATGTTTGCTCAAACTTTGCCATAacctaaaaattcaaaaagaaatcaCATAAAATGTACCGCAAGTGAATTTCAAGAGAACTGATATTATTTGGCaagtaaaacaacaaatgtgtataagataaaaaatattagagatGTATGCTTAAATTTATGTAGTCGTTTGATTggtgattgaaaaaaaaataaaataaatatttaaaatattaaaaaaatactaaatacatTCGagttttcttcttaattggggacatacatatgtatgttatttaaaaagttttccatgcatgTACTTGATGCCGaaagttca
The DNA window shown above is from Bactrocera tryoni isolate S06 chromosome 4, CSIRO_BtryS06_freeze2, whole genome shotgun sequence and carries:
- the LOC120776107 gene encoding RNA polymerase II subunit A C-terminal domain phosphatase SSU72 isoform X1, which gives rise to MSNNSNLSVAVVCSSNMNRSMEAHHFLAKKGFNVRSFGTGERVKLPGTAIDKPNVYEFGTPYDTIYQDLLTKDKQYYTQNGLLHMLDRNRRIKKCPERFQECKEQFDIIVTVEERVYDQVLEHMESCDPIDNRPVHVFNVDIEDNHEEALMGAFLITDMINMVIMKTNNKRLPVLILKIKLPVEVIEAHELRGVISKLLVYVVHTNNKISKFIFCLHKYTVHSMKMNALYYFVILFYSWAI
- the LOC120776107 gene encoding RNA polymerase II subunit A C-terminal domain phosphatase SSU72 isoform X2 translates to MSNNSNLSVAVVCSSNMNRSMEAHHFLAKKGFNVRSFGTGERVKLPGTAIDKPNVYEFGTPYDTIYQDLLTKDKQYYTQNGLLHMLDRNRRIKKCPERFQECKEQFDIIVTVEERVYDQVLEHMESCDPIDNRPVHVFNVDIEDNHEEALMGAFLITDMINMMAKSTDLDNDIDELLQEFESRRNKTVLHSVLFY